A genomic window from Salvia miltiorrhiza cultivar Shanhuang (shh) chromosome 5, IMPLAD_Smil_shh, whole genome shotgun sequence includes:
- the LOC130985691 gene encoding G-type lectin S-receptor-like serine/threonine-protein kinase At1g11300: protein MSRGITQVFVHKSILVLIILVRLSSSIEEDTISGSVVIKDPETIVSEKQIYKLGFFTPPNTTNRYVGVFFAFSEETVIWVANREKPLKDASGAITLSQDGNLVVIDGANQTVWSTNLTTSLVNSTVQILDTGNLVLRDVATGDTLWQSFSEPTDVVVPGMTLSQNVNTGKQVVVSAWKNASDPEIGSFTAGLDVINGIPQLFAWNEGRPHWRSGPWNGLIFLGIKEMFYAYLDGFTQVTNDTAGNFFYSRPQSNGYVTASVNSSGSVMRKAWNGIEKRWDVVLAVPENECDIYGKCGSFGSCNALQSPICTCLRGYEPVNEDEWGRWNWTNGCRRRNQLQCGRGDRFQRLQYMKVPDFAQPLHSRVQDECRTTCMANCSCIAYAYDPNIGCMFWNNTMIDTQEFDRVGVDLYIRLSASEFDSHKGRKLYIAIPVAVGVCISIMIFITWWLMVKRKGGKAKHTSILEAGQMFTTDSTAIVLRDESNEVNIGELPKFTFEMLANATNQFHEDNLLGRGGFGPVYKGILANGKDIAVKRLSADSGQGVQEFMNEVIVISKLQHRNLVKLLGGCVDKEEKILIYEYMPNKSLDACIFGPTNPAKKLLDWKMRYNIIDGIGRGILYLHRDSRLRIIHRDLKPSNVLLDQDWNPKISDFGMARIFGGNEDHGSTARVVGTYGYMAPEYAMEGRFSEKSDVYSFGVLILEIIKGKKNTHYFNDEWSLSLIGFAWKMWSEGNGLSFVEESIANRETEEEMIRCIQIGLLCVQELPNNRPTIQIALSMLSHEIVELPEPNQPVFAENGSTPTHQNGYSNNDLTLTVLDGR from the exons ATGTCACGGGGAATCACTCAAGTCTTTGTTCATAAATCAATACTTGTTCTTATAATCCTCGTACGTTTGAGCTCGAGCATAGAAGAAGACACCATTTCAGGCAGTGTTGTCATCAAAGATCCAGAAACCATCGTATCCGAAAAGCAGATATACAAATTAGGATTCTTCACTCCTCCAAACACCACCAACCGCTACGTAGGTGTCTTCTTCGCCTTCTCAGAGGAAACCGTGATATGGGTCGCCAACAGAGAGAAACCCCTCAAAGATGCTTCTGGCGCCATAACTCTATCCCAAGACGGCAATCTCGTGGTCATAGACGGAGCTAATCAAACCGTCTGGTCCACCAATCTCACTACCTCCCTCGTCAACTCCACCGTCCAAATCCTCGACACCGGAAATCTCGTTTTGCGGGACGTTGCCACGGGAGACACGCTATGGCAGTCTTTCTCAGAACCTACAGACGTGGTGGTGCCGGGCATGACGTTGAGCCAGAACGTGAATACAGGGAAGCAGGTGGTGGTGTCGGCGTGGAAAAATGCCAGCGATCCGGAGATAGGGAGCTTCACCGCCGGCCTCGACGTCATAAACGGGATCCCGCAACTTTTCGCATGGAATGAGGGGCGGCCGCACTGGAGGAGCGGGCCGTGGAACGGGCTGATATTTCTGGGGATAAAGGAGATGTTCTACGCCTACTTGGACGGTTTCACTCAAGTGACGAACGACACCGCAGGCAATTTCTTCTACTCGAGGCCGCAAAGTAACGGGTATGTGACGGCCAGCGTGAATTCTTCAGGAAGTGTGATGCGCAAGGCGTGGAATGGGATCGAGAAGAGATGGGACGTGGTGTTGGCGGTTCCTGAAAACGAATGTGATATTTACGGAAAATGCGGATCATTTGGTAGCTGTAATGCTCTGCAGTCGCCTATCTGTACTTGTCTGAGAGGGTATGAGCCCGTGAATGAGGATGAATGGGGGAGATGGAATTGGACTAATGGTTGCAGGAGGAGAAACCAGTTGCAATGTGGAAGAGGAGATCGATTTCAGAGGCTGCAGTATATGAAGGTTCCTGACTTTGCTCAACCCTTGCATTCTAGGGTGCAAGACGAATGTCGGACCACATGTATGGCCAATTGCTCTTGCATAGCTTATGCTTATGATCCTAACATTGGTTGTATGTTTTGGAACAATACCATGATCGACACTCAGGAGTTCGATCGTGTTGGTGTAGATCTCTACATTCGTCTCTCTGCTTCTGAATTCG ATAGCCACAAGGGGAGAAAGTTGTACATCGCAATTCCAGTAGCTGTGGGTGTTTGCATATCTATTATGATCTTCATTACTTGGTGGTTGATGGTAAAGAGGAAAG GGGGCAAAGCGAAACATACAAGTATTTTGGAAGCAGGCCAAATGTTCACAACAGATTCAACTGCAATTGTACTTAGAGATGAATCAAATGAAGTTAATATTGGGGAGTTGCCAAAGTTCACTTTCGAGATGCTTGCTAATGCAACAAACCAGTTCCATGAAGATAATCTTCTTGGGAGGGGTGGTTTTGGTCCTGTTTACAAG GGAATTCTGGCGAACGGGAAAGATATTGCTGTGAAGAGACTATCAGCAGATTCTGGACAAGGAGTGCAAGAATTCATGAATGAAGTGATTGTGATTTCCAAACTCCAACACAGGAATCTTGTCAAACTACTGGGAGGCTGTGTTGACAAGGAAGAGAAAATTCTCATATATGAATACATGCCAAATAAAAGCTTGGACGCTTGTATATTTG GTCCTACAAATCCAGCAAAGAAGTTGTTAGATTGGAAAATGCGTTACAATATTATTGACGGCATTGGGCGAGGCATCCTATATCTTCACAGGGACTCCAGACTGAGGATAATTCACAGAGACCTAAAGCCAAGTAATGTACTACTCGACCAAGATTGGAATCCAAAAATCTCTGATTTTGGCATGGCTAGAATATTTGGAGGCAATGAAGACCATGGCAGTACTGCAAGAGTCGTGGGAACATA TGGATACATGGCGCCAGAATATGCAATGGAAGGCAGATTTTCTGAAAAATCTGATGTATACAGTTTCGGGGTGCTGATTCTGGAGATTATAAAAGGCAAAAAGAACACACATTATTTCAATGATGAATGGTCACTGAGCCTTATAGGATTT GCATGGAAAATGTGGAGTGAGGGTAATGGTTTAAGCTTCGTGGAGGAAAGTATAGCAAATAGAGAGACGGAGGAAGAGATGATTCGATGCATTCAGATAGGGCTGTTGTGCGTCCAAGAATTACCAAACAATAGACCTACCATTCAGATAGCTCTGTCGATGCTGAGCCATGAAATTGTTGAGCTTCCAGAGCCCAACCAGCCGGTGTTTGCCGAGAATGGTTCGACCCCCACACACCAAAATGGCTACTCCAATAACGACCTCACGCTCACTGTGCTTGATGGTCGATGA
- the LOC130985700 gene encoding G-type lectin S-receptor-like serine/threonine-protein kinase At1g11330, with amino-acid sequence MFYAYLDGFTQVTNDSAGNFFYTKPQENVYITASVNSSGNVLRKVWNGIEKRWVVEWTTPENECDVYGKCGPFGSCNALQSPICTCLRGFEPAKEDEWGRGNWTNGCRRRNQLQCGKGDRFQRFQYMKVPDFAQPLLSRVKDECRTTCMANCSCIAYAYDPNIGCMFWNNTLIDTQEFDRDGVDLYIRLSASEFDSHKGRKLYIIIPVAVGVFISIMIFIAWWLMVKSKGDKAKDTSILEAGQMFTTDSTAIVLRDESNEVNIGELPKFTFKMLAKATNQFHEDNLLGRGGFGPVYKGILANGKDIAVKRLSADSGQGVQEFMNEVIVISKLQHKNLVKLLGGCVEKEEKILIYEYMPNKSLDACLFGPTNPAKKLLDWKMRYNIIDGIGRGILYLHRDSRLRIIHRDLKSSNVLLDQDWNPKISDFGMARIFGGNEDHGSTARVVGTYGYMAPEYAMEGRFSEKSDIYSFGVLILEIMNGIKNTHYWNDEWSLSLIGCAWKMWSEGNELSFVEESIASREMEKEMVRCIRIGLLCVQELPNDRPAIEMVLSMLSGDIVELATPKQPVFAVNGSTPQNVIHSKNDLTLSVLHGR; translated from the exons ATGTTCTACGCCTACTTGGACGGCTTCACTCAAGTGACGAACGACAGCGCTGGCAATTTCTTCTACACCAAGCCGCAGGAGAATGTGTACATAACGGCCAGCGTAAATTCTTCGGGAAATGTGTTGCGGAAAGTATGGAATGGCATCGAGAAGAGATGGGTCGTGGAGTGGACGACTCCTGAAAACGAATGCGATGTTTATGGCAAGTGCGGGCCCTTTGGTAGCTGTAATGCTCTGCAGTCGCCTATCTGTACTTGTTTGAGAGGATTTGAGCCCGCGAAGGAGGATGAATGGGGTAGAGGGAATTGGACTAATGGTTGCAGGAGGAGAAATCAGTTGCAATGTGGAAAAGGAGATCGATTTCAGAGGTTCCAGTATATGAAGGTTCCTGACTTTGCTCAACCCTTGCTTTCTAGGGTGAAAGACGAATGTCGAACCACATGTATGGCCAATTGCTCTTGCATAGCTTATGCTTATGATCCTAACATTGGTTGTATGTTTTGGAACAATACCTTGATTGACACTCAGGAGTTCGATCGCGATGGTGTCGATCTCTACATTCGTCTCTCTGCTTCTGAATTCG ATAGCCACAAGGGGAGAAAGTTGTACATCATAATTCCAGTAGCTGTAGGCGTTTTCATATCTATTATGATCTTCATTGCTTGGTGGTTGATGGTAAAGAGTAAAG GGGATAAAGCAAAAGATACAAGTATTTTGGAAGCAGGCCAAATGTTCACAACGGATTCAACTGCAATCGTACTCAGAGATGAATCAAACGAAGTTAATATTGGGGAGTTGCCAAAGTTCACTTTCAAGATGCTTGCTAAGGCAACAAACCAGTTCCATGAAGATAATCTTCTTGGGAGGGGTGGTTTTGGTCCTGTTTACAAG GGAATTCTGGCGAATGGGAAAGATATTGCTGTGAAGAGACTATCAGCAGATTCTGGACAAGGAGTGCAAGAATTCATGAATGAAGTGATTGTGATTTCTAAACTCCAACATAAGAATCTTGTCAAACTGCTGGGAGGTTGTGTTGAGAAAGAAGAGAAGATTCTGATATATGAATACATGCCAAACAAAAGCTTAGACGCTTGTCTCTTTG GTCCTACAAATCCAGCAAAGAAGTTGCTAGATTGGAAAATGCGTTACAATATTATCGATGGCATTGGACGAGGCATCTTGTACCTTCATAGGGACTCTAGACTGAGGATAATTCACAGAGACCTGAAGTCAAGTAATGTACTGCTAGACCAAGACTGGAATCCAAAAATCTCCGATTTTGGCATGGCAAGAATATTCGGAGGCAACGAAGACCATGGCAGTACTGCAAGAGTCGTGGGAACATA CGGATACATGGCGCCAGAATACGCAATGGAAGGCAGATTTTCTGAAAAATCTGACATATATAGTTTTGGGGTGCTGATTCTGGAGATTATGAATGGGATAAAGAACACACACTATTGGAATGATGAATGGTCATTGAGCCTTATAGGATGT GCGTGGAAAATGTGGAGTGAGGGTAATGAGTTGAGTTTTGTGGAGGAAAGCATAGCAAGTAGGGAGATGGAGAAAGAGATGGTTCGATGCATTCGGATAGGTCTGCTGTGCGTCCAAGAACTGCCCAATGATAGACCTGCCATTGAAATGGTGCTGTCGATGCTGAGCGGTGATATTGTGGAGCTGGCAACGCCCAAGCAGCCAGTGTTTGCAGTAAATGGATCAACACCCCAAAATGTGATCCACTCTAAGAACGACCTCACTCTTAGTGTGCTTCATGGCCGATGA